CAGAGCCTCTTTCCCCTGGGCAACAACCTCGACCCCTTCCTGACGCCCTGGACACCGCAGTGGTGGTCCTCGCTGCTGCGGCACGCGGTGTTGCCCGCGCTCACCATCATCGTGACGGCGGCGGGCGGCTGGCTGATCACCATGCGGAACAACGTGATGAACGTGATGGGGGAAGACTACCTCGCCTTCGCGCGGGCCAAGGGGCTCTCCGAGGGCCGCATCCTGAACCGCTACGTGCTGAGGAATGCGCTGCTCCCCAGTTTCACCGCCTTCGGCATCGCGCTGGGCTTCGTGGTGGGCGGGGCGATCTTCGTGGAGACGGTGTTCTCCTACCCCGGCCTGGGGCTGTACCTGTACCAGGCGGTCGTGGGGCTCGACTATCCCCTCATGCAGGAGATCTTCCTGTTCATCGCCTTGGCGGTGCTGGTCGCCAACTTCATCGTGGACGCGCTGTACGCGGTGCTTGACCCGCGTGTTCGGGACGGGAGGACGACATGAATATCCTTCCGAACCATGGCGCGTCTTCTCGATATTTTCCCAACCATGACGGGGCGGGGGGCGCCCAGGCACGAATGAGCGGGCCGCCCCGCCCGGCGAAGACGTTGCGGACGCGAGGAGGAACGACATTCGAATTCCAGGACTTGGCGTTCGTCCGGGCGCTGTTCTCGAACGGATGGAAATGGGGGGCATTCGAATGACCGTCATTCCGGTCAACCGCACGCCCAGGCCACGCTTCAACGTGGGCGGCCTGCGCTTCGTGCTGCGCTCGCCGCAGGCCGCGGCGGGGGCGGCCATCCTGCTGATCCTGCTGCTGATGGGCCTTCTGGCCCCGCTGCTGACGCGCTATGACCCGACCTCGCTGGAGTTCGGCACCTGGCTCAAGCCCTCGGCGGCGCATCCCCTGGGGACCACCGCCCTGGGGCAGGACATCCTGGCGCAACTGCTGTATGGGGCGCGGCTCACGCTGCTGATCGGCTTCGTCTCGGGCCTGGTGGCGACCGCCATCGGCACGGCGGCCGGAATCGCCGCCGCCTACTTCGGCGGGCGCACCGACGAGATCATCAACACCGTCATCAACGCCTTCCTGGTGCTGCCGGGCCTGCCCCTCTTGATCGTCGTGGGCGCTTTCCTGCGGGGGGGCGGGGTCTGGTCGATCATCCTGGTCATCGCCTTTACCGGCTGGGCCTTCGGGGCACGGGTGCTGCGCGGGCAGGCCCTGGCGCTGCGTGGGCGAGACTTCGTGCAGGCCGCCATCGCCACCGGGGAGGGGCCGGGCCGCATCATCTTCGCGGAGATGCTGCCCAACCTCGCCGGGCTCATCGCCGCCAACTTCTTCTCCACCGCGCTGTACGCCGTGCTTTCGGAGGCGGGCCTCTCCTTCCTGGGCGTGGGCGACGTGAGCAAGATCACCTGGGGCACCATGCTGTACTGGGCGCAGGCCAACCAGGCGCTCCTCCAGGGCGCGTGGTGGTGGATCGTGCCGCCGGGCCTGGGCATCGCGCTGCTGGGCACGGCCTTCGCGCTGCTGAACTTCGGCATCGACGAGATCACCAACCCCAGGGCCAACCACGCGAACAAGGCGACGAAGGTGCTGCGGCGCGGGAAGGCCCCGCAGGCCGTGGCGCCCCAGCCGGACGGCCCGCTCCTCTCCATCCGGCACCTCGACGCGGGATACGTCACCCCGAGAGGCCCGGTGCGGGCGGTGCGGGACGTGTCCCTGGACGTGAGGCCAGGTGAATTCGTGGGCCTGGCGGGCGAGTCGGGGTGCGGCAAGTCCACCCTGGCCTTCGCGGCGACCCGGCTCCTCGACCCGCCCGGCGCGGTGTTCGGCGGCGAGGCCGTGCTGGGCGGCAAAGACCTCCTCGCCATGAACCCCGAGGAACTGCGGCGGGTGCGCTGGAAGGAGTACAGCCTCGTCTTCCAGGCGAGCATGAACATCCTCAACCCGGTCATCAAGGTTCGGGAGCAGGTGTACGACGCCATGCAGGCGCACGGGGTGAAGGACAAGGAGAAACTGGAGGCGCGGGCGCGGGAGCTCTTCCGCCTCGTCGGCATCCGGGAAAGCTACCTCGACGCCTACCCGCATCAACTGTCGGGCGGGATGAAGCAGCGGGTGGTGATCGCCATTGCGCTCGCCCTGGAGCCCAAGCTCGTCGTGATGGACGAGCCGACGACCGCGCTCGACGTGGTGGTGCAGCGGCAAATCCTTCAGGAGATCGACGAGGTGCGGCGCGAGCTGGGCATCGCCATCATCTTCATCACCCACGACCTCTCGCTGCTCGTGGAGATGAGTGACCGCATCGCCATCATGTACGCCGGGGAGATCGTGGAGGAGGCCCCGGCGCGCGAGATTTACGCGCACCCCAAGCACCCCTACACCCGGCGGCTGATGACCGCCTTCCCGCCCCTCTCGGGCGAGCGCGAGCGGCGTGAGGGCATTCCGGGCCGCCCGCCGCCGCTGAGCCTGGAGTTGAGCGGCTGCCCCTTCTTCGACCGCTGCCCGGCGCGGATGCCGGGCCTGTGCGACGTGAAGAAGCCCGCCAACGTGGAGGTCGAGGCCGGGCACCGGGTCGCCTGCTTCCTGCATTCGCCCGCCGTGAAGGAGGAGGGCCATGCTCTCGCCAGCGACTGACGGGCGAATGAATGTGGGGACCGCCCTGGAGGTGCGGGGGCTCACCAAGGTGTTCAAGGTGGGCCGCGCGGGCAAGAGCGTCACCGCCGTCAACCACGTGGACCTCACCATCGGGCGCGGCGAGGTGCTGGGCCTGGTGGGCGAGTCGGGCTCGGGCAAGAGCACCATCGCCCGGCTGATCGGCCACCTCCACGAGCCGACCTCGGGCACCATGC
This region of Deinococcus aerius genomic DNA includes:
- a CDS encoding ABC transporter permease is translated as MPYLLRKFGILLFTLWVALTLNFILPRLVPGDPIGAMIAKYQGRLDPQAVTALTKAYGLDNQGTLIEQYFGYLGRMLRGDFGRSIGQFPTPVSDIIGQAAPWTIGLIGVTTILSFLIGSAFGLYSAWRRGGRVADALPPLALFLNSMPYFWFALLLLYLFAYKQSLFPLGNNLDPFLTPWTPQWWSSLLRHAVLPALTIIVTAAGGWLITMRNNVMNVMGEDYLAFARAKGLSEGRILNRYVLRNALLPSFTAFGIALGFVVGGAIFVETVFSYPGLGLYLYQAVVGLDYPLMQEIFLFIALAVLVANFIVDALYAVLDPRVRDGRTT
- a CDS encoding dipeptide/oligopeptide/nickel ABC transporter permease/ATP-binding protein, translating into MTVIPVNRTPRPRFNVGGLRFVLRSPQAAAGAAILLILLLMGLLAPLLTRYDPTSLEFGTWLKPSAAHPLGTTALGQDILAQLLYGARLTLLIGFVSGLVATAIGTAAGIAAAYFGGRTDEIINTVINAFLVLPGLPLLIVVGAFLRGGGVWSIILVIAFTGWAFGARVLRGQALALRGRDFVQAAIATGEGPGRIIFAEMLPNLAGLIAANFFSTALYAVLSEAGLSFLGVGDVSKITWGTMLYWAQANQALLQGAWWWIVPPGLGIALLGTAFALLNFGIDEITNPRANHANKATKVLRRGKAPQAVAPQPDGPLLSIRHLDAGYVTPRGPVRAVRDVSLDVRPGEFVGLAGESGCGKSTLAFAATRLLDPPGAVFGGEAVLGGKDLLAMNPEELRRVRWKEYSLVFQASMNILNPVIKVREQVYDAMQAHGVKDKEKLEARARELFRLVGIRESYLDAYPHQLSGGMKQRVVIAIALALEPKLVVMDEPTTALDVVVQRQILQEIDEVRRELGIAIIFITHDLSLLVEMSDRIAIMYAGEIVEEAPAREIYAHPKHPYTRRLMTAFPPLSGERERREGIPGRPPPLSLELSGCPFFDRCPARMPGLCDVKKPANVEVEAGHRVACFLHSPAVKEEGHALASD